In Salinibaculum sp. SYNS191, the genomic window CGAGTACCTCACCGCCTTCCGGCAGGTCGTCCGCCCCGACGACCCCGACACCGTCGACCGGACAGCCGACCCCGGCGACGGTCCGACCGAAGTGGAAATCCGCGAGGGCGACCCCGCGGACGACGACGCCAGTGACGAGTCGGACGGGAGCGACGTGAACGTGAACGCGACCGGGCCGGGGGACGCCGGCGGGTCGGTGCAGACCAAACGGGACCGCATCGAACAGGCCGCGGCGTCGGAGACGTTCCAGGCCATCGCCCGGGAGAGCGGGTTCGACGACCTGACCGTCGTCGCCCCCGAGACCGAGCGGCGGTACGCGAACGTACTCCGCGCGCGGGCTCGCGCAGGCGACACCGAACGCGGCGTCGCGGTCCGGCTGTTGCACACGCCCGGCGAGGGACGCTTCGACGGGCTGGCGGATCAGTTGCGCGCGTGGGCGCGGTTGGTCGAGGCGCCCGGCATCGTCACCGTCGTCGACTGGGGGACGACGCCCCGGCCGTGGATCGCGACGGAGTACGTCGAGGAGACGCTGGCCCGTCGCGGCCGACTCGCTCCCGCGGCGGCGCTGAAACACGCGCGGGCGCTGACCGGCGCGCTCGTCCAGTTGCACCAGCAGGACGTGGTCCACGGCGCCGTCGACCCCCGGAACGTCGCGTACGCGGCGGACACCCTCGAAGAGCGCCGGCCGATGCTCGACAACGCCGGCCTCATCGGCGTCTACCGTCAGACGTTCGACCCGGCCGACTACCTCGACCCCCGCTACGCCGCTCCCGAGTACTTCGACAGCCAGTACGGCCGGCTCGACCACGCGACCGACATCTACCAGCTCGGTATGGTCGTCTACCGGCTCTGTGCCGGCCGGCACCCCTTCGACGGGAGCTACGGCGAGATACGCGAGGGAGTCCTGAACGACCGCCCGCCGGCGGCCACCGACTGCACGCCCGCACTGCCCGACGCCGTCGACGAGGTCCTCGCCAAGGCCACGGCAAAGCAGAAGCTCACCCGGTACGAGACGGCCCACGCCTTCCACCAGGACCTCTGTCGCATCTGCGAGGCCGTCCTCGACTGACGGGCGTCTGACGCACCTTCTTGACGGCGGCGCGGCAACGAGGGGCCATGAGCGCGGACGGTTCGGAGGGGACGACCGACGACGAGCCGTCCGAGACGCTGGTCGACACCCTGCTCGCGACGCTCGACGCCGCCGACGGCCCGGCCGAGGAGCCCTGGTACCGACGCGTCGAGAGCGCGACGGCCGACACGGAGCCCGCGTCCGTCGACGCTCTCAGGTGGCTCCGGACGCTGGCCGCCGAGAAGCGGGCGAGTGCGGCGAGCGAAAAGCCCGGACAGCCCGGTGAGAACGACGAGCCACGGGAAGGTCCGCCGCTATCGGCCGACGGCGCACAGACAGCCTCGCACACGGCCGAGGCAGAGCGCTGTCCGGTGCTGTCGGTGGTCGAGCGCGCGGCGCCGTTCGACCGGCTGGTCCACGTGGGGCCGGCGGTGGAGCGGCGCTTCGGCACGCGACGCCGGGTTCGGGCCGTCGTCGACGGCGAGACGCGCAGAATTGACGTCCGGGTCCACGCACAGCCAGAGCGGGCAACCGACGAGAGCGGCGAGGCGTTCGAGGACGCACTCGCTGCGCAACTGGACCGCTGGGCGGAGGTCGGCGACGTCGACGGCGTCGTCCCGATGCTGGCCTACGGGAGCGGGGGCGGCCCGTGGGTCGCGACGGCGAGCGTCGGCCCGACGGTCCGCGAGCGCGACCTCTCGCTGGGGCTGGCGCTGCACCACGCCTGCCGGCTCACGGGTGCGCTGGCGGCGCTGCACGACCGCGGCGTCGTCCACGCAGGCATCGACCCGGAGAGCGTGGGCTACCCGCTCGCTGCCGACGGCGACCGGCCCGCACCCGCGTTCGCCGACGTGGGGCTGGCGGACGTGTACCGACGCCACGGCGACCCGGCGACGGTGCTGGACCCCCGCTACGCCGCCCCCGAGTACTTCGAGCAGTCCCGCGGCATCGTCGACCGGACGACCGACATCTACCAGCTCGGGACGGTCGTCTACACGCTCGTGACCGGCCGGCCGCCCTTCGACGGCAGCCCCGGGGAGGTACGCGAGGCCGTGCTGTCCGACGACGTGCCGCCGGTCGCGCCACGGGACCGCCGGCTCCCGGACGCGTTCGACGAGATACTCCAGCGGGCGACGGCCACCGAGAAGTTCGCCCGGTACGACACCGCCGGTGCGTTCCACGACGACCTGACGGCGCTGTGTGAGCGTCTGCTCGACTGAACCGTGGCAGCGTCGTGGTAGGCGTCGACTACCCGCAGGGACGCCGGAGTTCCGAAGGTTTTTGACTGACCAGTCAGTCAGCTAGGGCAGTTCCCTCCATGGCTGCTGACGACGAGATACTCGACGCGACCTGGCGAGCCCTGTGTACCCACGGGTACGCCGACCTGACGATGCAGGACATCGCAGACGAGACGACCAAGAGCAAAGCCGCCTTGCACTACCACTACGACAGCAAGCACGACCTGCTGGTGGCCTTCCTCGACCACGTCGCCGACCGGTTCCTGGGCCGGGTCCGCGACG contains:
- a CDS encoding protein kinase domain-containing protein, with amino-acid sequence MSADGSEGTTDDEPSETLVDTLLATLDAADGPAEEPWYRRVESATADTEPASVDALRWLRTLAAEKRASAASEKPGQPGENDEPREGPPLSADGAQTASHTAEAERCPVLSVVERAAPFDRLVHVGPAVERRFGTRRRVRAVVDGETRRIDVRVHAQPERATDESGEAFEDALAAQLDRWAEVGDVDGVVPMLAYGSGGGPWVATASVGPTVRERDLSLGLALHHACRLTGALAALHDRGVVHAGIDPESVGYPLAADGDRPAPAFADVGLADVYRRHGDPATVLDPRYAAPEYFEQSRGIVDRTTDIYQLGTVVYTLVTGRPPFDGSPGEVREAVLSDDVPPVAPRDRRLPDAFDEILQRATATEKFARYDTAGAFHDDLTALCERLLD
- a CDS encoding protein kinase domain-containing protein: MATEGEYRPGQSQSAAAADDGTEPAVALLAPSMLAGLDADDPQTTHTAGYGLFVLASAHDTAAASLAEDLVARLAADDSRRDVCRTLAAIRRVDDEAVRQALLAATSHDRARDLYGRIRDAEPWDPPRPLSADGGSHAEYLTAFRQVVRPDDPDTVDRTADPGDGPTEVEIREGDPADDDASDESDGSDVNVNATGPGDAGGSVQTKRDRIEQAAASETFQAIARESGFDDLTVVAPETERRYANVLRARARAGDTERGVAVRLLHTPGEGRFDGLADQLRAWARLVEAPGIVTVVDWGTTPRPWIATEYVEETLARRGRLAPAAALKHARALTGALVQLHQQDVVHGAVDPRNVAYAADTLEERRPMLDNAGLIGVYRQTFDPADYLDPRYAAPEYFDSQYGRLDHATDIYQLGMVVYRLCAGRHPFDGSYGEIREGVLNDRPPAATDCTPALPDAVDEVLAKATAKQKLTRYETAHAFHQDLCRICEAVLD